The Magnolia sinica isolate HGM2019 chromosome 3, MsV1, whole genome shotgun sequence genome includes the window aacattccaTTTGCCTagaggctgaattactctcatcaaaccaGTGTTTTCTAATTGCCATGTTTACTTAATGACATTATTCCATTGTTGGGTGCCATGAAGAGATaggaagcctccaaagatattttcaggcTACGACagcaaaaaaaggctaggatcttctagcCTGGGAGATTTTAGTAAAGATGATATAACTTCAGCAAGCAACATATGAAATGCAAATAACTGAATTTTGAAAGGCATATAACTGAATTTTGAAAGGCATATAACTGAATGGGGACCCCGAGCCCGTGAAATTCATCAACGAAACTACGATCAGCCATATGAACATTAGCCCGAAACTCAAGATGTCGAGGCTTGTAAAAAATGGGGATGAGatcgaagaggaagaagaagaggagagcgatgaagaagaagaagaaagtgatgggGAAGAGGATTCCGAAAAGGAAAGGGCAAACGAGACACCTCTTGCCTTACAGGAAATATGAGAGCTCTACCAATCGCTTGATGCAAGAATGGAGAGACAAGATAAGCTAGGCAAGAAGCTTTACCGCGTAGTAAAAGTGGTCCTGTGCTGTGTATAGAAAGAGGGAGCACCCCCTCTTTCGCCTGACTCTGAGGAGCAGTAGGCCCTCATGCCGCCCCTTTTTGTGGCCCCATCCCTAGCATGGTGTCATCTTCTCCCTACGGGGAGTTCACGATATGTATTGCCTAAGTTTAGTTTCCTGTTTTGGAGTACAGCTGCACAAAGGGTAAGGGAGAAGCAGAAATAGGTATGGGTATGGGAGTGGGGAAGCGTTCGTTCAAAATGTGACCAAATGTGAACAGCTTGGAAATGGGAGAGGAGTGAGATTTATAGTGGGAGTGGCACTTAGGTAGAAGGTTTGTGCAACTAAGGATTTAAGGCATTGGACACCTTGATCTCCACCGGCCAACACCTCTCTGCTCATCAAGGATAGCATTGATCTAGAACATTAAGTCAAAAGTAGCTACAGAAAAGGTGAACTGCAGTTTTTCTGACAAGTTTACTTCCACTCATCGGTCAATTTCCCCCCCGTTCATTTCCAGTGTTAAAGGGAgagtgaatgagtgaatgaaagtgaaaacatgatccatgtatattatataccaggGGAAaagtagagatagatgaagttaatttcactattcatccatttattGTTTATTGTTTAGGAGCAACATAGCTGTTAACTtcacttttttatttatttctcatatattagCTCACCTAATAATGAATTGAAGTTACATTTATGATTCCTCTTTgcttaccatgatgtttctatTTTTTACATTACCTATGTGATCCCATCTCCCTTTTAGCCTtttgaattaaattgattttctttGTGATTCTATATATCGTTTGAATTCCTAGCATGGAAACATGTTAGTGCATtttcaatttgattttttattggttATTGTGGATTAGTAGTTTTTCAAATCTTTTTGCTGCTATATCATTTCTTGTTAGGGTGATCCATTTTAATTCCATGGCAGTCCATATCTAGTGGAAAGTCATTTGTAGAAATTTTGTTTGGTGATATCAAAGAGCTTTCTTCCGGTTCAAAGGATCTGATTCTTAGAGGGTCTTCATTGCACAAAGTATGCgactaataaaaaaaatccatgtaAAGAGGGTGAAAGTAGTGAGGGAAAGGTTAAggcaaagaggattgattccatgtttttttttaaaaattaacataggaatacagatatagctacggttataatccatagccatagattggcggtggaatcgcgggatttacgattgatccccgaatgggacagcGAGTTGGGGCGGAATCGCGGGATTCGCGATTGATCGCCGAATTACtgttatctatggctacggattataaccgtagctatagtcgtatccctgttttgacatgtaaaattttattctacctacatttttctctaacacatattttatataaatatgtgtatatatataagcatataaaaaaaatttctctttttttatttctcatttctttctttattcatataacaagaataccttctaaaccaaaattagttacttgacatatcatatatgattttagggctgaagtgaagcaaattgaccgtgaaatgcatggaaatgaccatgaatcaacacggactcactggaatgaccgtgaaatgcgtggaaatgaccatgaagtgaagtgaattgaccgtgaaatgcatggaaatgaccatgaagtgcatggaaatcgTATGTGCTGGATTCAGTCTCGATACATTTCAGTAGGTGCATTTGTCCACCCAGATAGTTCAAAATTTTCTTCTACAGGAGGATAGAACGCCTGTATCGCATTCCCAAAAAACAGTACATTAACAAAACTCACGATTATTGTACTATCATATTCAAGTTTCAGGCCTAAAGCAGGCTACAAAATGCTTGGCGCGGCAGGCAGGAGATAGTGTTAAAATCAATGCAAAAAGCATCCTAATTTCCTAATGATATCACAGAGAATAAAAATATGAAGAAAACAAATATGAAAGGGTTCAGGGCCTTGTGCTTGCTGCTCTTGCTTGGACTCCTAAGGAGATGGCAAGTTTCATTTAACTTAGAAGTGAGTCTGACACTGGAAGGTGAAGTCATTACAATAAGAATGTCTGTAACAGAAGCCATGGCACTAAGGGCCGCTTTCAGTACATCTTGTGAACAACCTGGTTTCACAATGCACTTCACCTGAAAAGAAAAATGCGCATTGAAGATGGGAAAAGAAAACAGAATGCAATAAAATCAAGAAAATACTGGACATGCGTGTCTTTCATTTTAAATATAGGCCACCGGGTATTGAACAGATTCCTACCAGTTCTCATCCCAACCCATAAAAGAATGGCTTAAATGGGTATTGGGCAGATTGTTGCGTGTGGGGAGAGAGTTGTAAAGAAGAAAAAGGGCTGCCTTAAATGACTTCGCCAGTAATTTATTGCACCCATGAACAGTGACAAATATAGCAGATTTTGAAAAACTCATGATAATATCACAAAAAATACACTAAATACTACTattgcaagattttcaaaataccagaaaattttaatatattgcaTTTTTTTGTCGTGATGTTAGCTTGCAAATTGCAAAATAGTATAAACCTCAAGGAATTTGccatgtgtgtgtggaaaaggtactatgaggttgagctctgtggTCCCCGACGTGATGTGTGATAGACACCCACCCCACTAATCAGATGcctccttccatggtgggccacgggcctaGAAATCAGagcaatccatgacttaggtgggccacaccatagacaacaattgagagtggatatccacccattgaaatcttcatgatcatttacatggcccactgagatgtgatttagaaatccaacccatccatcatgtgtcccacttggatgaggggtcacaccaagtttcagctgtatccaaaactcagctggtcccaacaagtgcttttagatgttttaggcacgATTTCACTGTTTCAGAtggtgtcccacttgagttctggatatcgctgatttttgggatatcctgtaACCAAGAgacaccaaatgcacggtgtggatgttcgatacacatcatggtggagcccacatagcttgacctcataggaagttacatttcacacacacacgtgcagacagatatatatatatatatatatatatcattttcgggagattttcccaataatatcccaaaaaaaaaacctcacattttttttaaatctcccCAGAAAATTTCAGGCTGAGAAATTGCCAAGAACAAGATTTTTATCACTATGCACACAAACACAGGGTGAGGGAGTGTCCTCGTCAATGAGAAatggaaataatataaattaatctACCAACAATTTATTTAGGCCTGGCAATGGGGTGGTCCTCGGGCATGGATTCTGAACTGGCAGAGATGGGTTTTATTCGACTGGGCctactcaaaatattgattttgcctGGCCCAATGCCAGCCTTATATTTATTGCAACCATCAGCTGCGAATGTGCGCATATGCACATACAGAGTAAACACACATGCGCACGTGCACACGCAGATCAAAATATCCTTATACATGATGGTATCTGCTTCAACCATAAgtacacaccacacacatacacacacggaTCAAAATATCCTTATACTATTATACATGATGGTACTGGCTTCAACCATGAGTATCAGTGTGGCCGGCCAATGAAACCATCGGGTATCAGCCATTTTCATATAGATTATAATGAATATGGATGCAGCACTCAGAAGGGCtatgagatgaaaaaatgaaAAGTTATAAAACAAAAGCAACACAGTTGGGAAGGGAACCTTGTCAAGGTACTCCTGGAGCTTCTTGATCCGTCCCATGTAGTCCTGATCTTCAACACACAGGGTCAGGGGCTTAGCATCTGAGCCTGGGCCATCAAACTGAAGAGGCCCTGGGTTTCGGTAGAAGTCATCCATCAAAAAGTTTGCGGCGTTTTGTCTCAGCATCCTGTACCAAAACCCCAATCAGCTCAAGGCAGCAAGGATTATGTACAATAGCTAAGATCTGCACATCTTTCTATTGGTCAGAAAGGAATGAAGACTAATCGAGCAAAAACAATGTGTTTTACTATTAGAATATCATTAAGAAGACAACATGTTGCTTTGCTGCAGATAACATTTGAGGAAAGAGCTCTTAAGCTACAGTATCTTTTATGATCATTCATTTCCCTTAGGCATCAATACTCATGGACTGCAGTTAGGACTTAAGAGTCCTACCTTGACTAATGAGAAGCCTTTCTGACATCACAGTGGTCTGACATCCAATTAGTGTGATTTTCAGCTTTAGTCCATTCAGAATGGAGGTCATGATTTGGACTGGTCTAAATTGGCTTACACGTATGCCACATATATCGATGGGTAAATGGTGATGGCATTATGCACACCCATGGTTCTGAATGTCAGTATCAGTTGGTGTATCGGGCCAGCGGAAAAATGATAACGGGGTTGTATCTGCCCGTATTGGTCAGAAATTTTTTTAAgcaaaaagaggaaaaataaaaaataaaaaaaataaaaaaaggaagaagaaggagaagaagaagaagaaaaagagatatccaagaatctatcttttgtgaCTGTGTGTGTTTTGACAATGCattcaatggtgtatcggaccattctttgatgagaatgttgtatgTCAATTTGATTTGTTGAAcgtcaactaaatgggccctaattaaacacaaatcaagcatgatttggtgaactcgggcccattacattgaaatacaacaaaaagaagatgaaaatataaaaatgaaagtgaaggtttacccttctctccgatttttcccataatgaTCCACTTCGCTTCGTTTTGTCGAAACCCACTAAAataatttgttttgatcccaaaataggtttggatctagcctaaaatgagtttcttccatggtttaaatggggaaaaaaaaaaagacgagtgaaattttgaaaaaaaaaacattcaaaattAGGCTTTTATTGGTGTATCGGCTTGTATCGGCCCTGTATTAACATTGATACGCCCCATATTGGCCAATACGGGTCACTTTTCTCATATCGGACCAATATGTATCACATTTCATCTAGTGTTGACATGGATATGATACGGCCGATACGATACAGATACTCATATCTATGTGCACACCACAACACATCCTTTTTagaaatcaaaaaattaaaaagaaataagatAAAATAGCAAAAGGAAGCCATTTttctttaattaattaaatattgTACAAAGTTTAAATGAGTTCACAGGCTGTTGTACAAAATCATTtctatttagggcatgtttggataaaaATCCATATGGTAATAGAAAAACTTTTTCCACTGAAAAGACGGTTGGGCTGTTTGGATGCGTGGATTCCACAAAGTAATCATTAAACTTATCCACAATCAGGATTCTCTAGTGCCAAAAACTAGGTGATCGTTGTCTAATAAATCTGAAGATTTCACTTTTCAACAATGTTCAAAGAAACAATCATTGGATAATCATTACTTTTTCCATAGTTTCCCTCTGATTCCTTGTATCCAAAACATGCCCTCAAGTATACAAGAATCCAGATTCTGAGGAAGATTTCAACAAGCAAAACTCCAGTAAGTCAGAGCAATAGAGACTTGGGGACATACTCATATGCTTTGCCTTTCAAGTCAATAGTAGCAGGG containing:
- the LOC131239646 gene encoding pyrophosphate--fructose 6-phosphate 1-phosphotransferase subunit alpha-like; amino-acid sequence: MILCFTLFVQIETEKLLAQLVENEMNKRLKEGTYKGKKFNAICHFFGYQARGSLPSKFDCDYAYVLGHICYHILAAGLNGYMATVTNLKNLVNKWRCDAAPITAMMTVKRWSRGPKAISIGKPAVHPATIDLKGKAYEMLRQNAANFLMDDFYRNPGPLQFDGPGSDAKPLTLCVEDQDYMGRIKKLQEYLDKVKCIVKPGCSQDVLKAALSAMASVTDILIVMTSPSSVRLTSKLNETCHLLRSPSKSSKHKALNPFIFVFFIFLFSVISLGN